One window of Myxocyprinus asiaticus isolate MX2 ecotype Aquarium Trade chromosome 4, UBuf_Myxa_2, whole genome shotgun sequence genomic DNA carries:
- the si:dkey-17o15.2 gene encoding uncharacterized protein si:dkey-17o15.2, with protein sequence MGENEVQMESTEQMQEPHTSSSNKIDLSLDDIIKLNKKEQKANRAKTKRVANRNNVLKKLNRGAQQDQGPGRMSGLRRQRGSRRGMVWRGGAMTRADASATTGGQFDQTTFTSRGAFRGRGRGRGRRGGLSRGALSSRGQITPQRGGRPFVLDRGFSASNCTEKLEKYQKIKSRRTAPSGSTLRVSLPNAKSAPVDVKRSNQTRRGGGVLRGRSSRGASTSSPKGIPLRFNYKATTNQTGLSLNERFTDLRFRGWGRGRSRGRGGIAGGGRGRGRGEILRHGRGRGRGEIVGGGRGGERGEIIGGGRGRGEIVGGGRGRGGIGVTRRGRGFTRRGRGGSRGAGRTVTLQ encoded by the exons ATGGGGGAGAATGAAGTGCAGATGGAGAGTACAGAGCAAATGCAGGAGCCCCACACTTCCAGCTCGAACAAAATCGACTTGTCATTGG ATGACATCATAAAGCTGAATAAAAAAGAGCAAAAAGCGAACAGAGCTAAAACTAAACGTGTTGCTAACAGGAACAATGTCCTGAAGAAACTAAATCGAGGGGCGCAGCAGGACCAAG GGCCTGGCAGGATGAGTGGTTTGCGGAGACAAAGGGGATCAAGGAGGGGCATGGTGTGGAGAGGGGGTGCAATGACTAGAGCTGATGCCAGTGCCACG ACAGGTGGACAGTTTGATCAGACCACGTTCACATCAAGGGGGGCATTCAGAGGACGAGGGAGAGGTAGAGGAAGACGAGGCGGACTGAGCAG GGGTGCTTTGTCATCAAGAGGACAGATTACGCCACAGAGGGGTGGAAGACCGTTTGTATTAGACAGAGGG TTTTCCGCTTCAAATTGCActgagaaattagaaaaatatcagaaaataaaaag TCGAAGAACAGCACCATCTGGCTCAACACTGAGAGTTTCCCTGCCAAATGCTAAATCTGCACCTGTCGATGT aaagAGATCTAATCAGACTAGGAGGGGTGGAGGAGTGTTAAGGGGCAGATCATCAAGAGGAGCAAGTACTTCTTCACCTAAAGGCATTCCTCTGCGCTTTAACTACAAAGCAACAACTAACCAG aCTGGACTATCCCTCAATGAACGTTTCACTGACCTGAGATTCAGAGGGTGGGGCCGGGGGAGAAGCAGAGGAAGAGGAGGCATTGCAGGGGGTGGAAGAGGCAGAGGAAGAGGAGAAATTTTAAGGCATGGAAGAGGCAGAGGAAGAGGAGAAATTGTAGGGGGTGGAAGAGGAGGTGAAAGAGGAGAAATTATAGGGGGTGGAAGAGGAAGGGGAGAAATTGTAGGgggtggaagaggaagaggagggatAGGTGTGACAAGACGAGGAAGAGGCTTCACAAGACGTGGAAGGGGAGGATCAAGAGGAGCTGGTCGAACAGTAACTCTCCAGTGA